In Nomascus leucogenys isolate Asia chromosome 11, Asia_NLE_v1, whole genome shotgun sequence, the following proteins share a genomic window:
- the RTP4 gene encoding receptor-transporting protein 4, whose product MVVDVRTWEQTFQELIQEAKPWTTWTLKLDGNLQLDCLAQGWKQYQQRAFGWFRCSSCQRSWASAQVQILCHIYWEHWTSQGQVRVRLFGQRCQKCSWSQYEMPEFSSDSTTRILSNLVHHILKKYYGNGTRKSPEMPVILEVSLEGSHDTANCEACTLGICGQGLKSYMTKPSKSLLSHLKTGNSSPGIGAVYTPNQAKNQSAEAKEAKGSGYAKLGLSRDPDPLNICVFILLLVFIVVKCFTAE is encoded by the exons ATGGTTGTAGATGTCCGGACTTGGGAGCAGACATTTCAAGAACTAATCCAAGAGGCAAAACCCTGGACCACATGGACGCTGAAGTTGGATGGAAACCTTCAGCTAGACTGCCTGGCTCAAGGGTGGAAGCAGTATCAACAGAGAGCGTTTGGCTG GTTCCGGTGTTCCTCCTGCCAGCGAAGTTGGGCTTCCGCCCAAGTGCAGATTCTGTGCCACATATACTGGGAGCACTGGACATCCCAGGGCCAGGTGCGTGTGAGGCTCTTTGGCCAAAGGTGCCAGAAGTGCTCCTGGTCCCAATATGAGATGCCTGAGTTCTCCTCGGATAGCACCACGAGGATTCTGAGCAACCTGGTGCATCATATACTGAAGAAATACTATGGAAATGGCACAAGGAAGTCTCCAGAAATGCCAGTAATCCTGGAAGTTTCCCTGGAAGGATCCCATGACACAGCCAATTGTGAGGCATGCACTCTGGGCATCTGTGGACAGGGCTTAAAAAGCTACATGACAAAGCCATCCAAATCCCTACTCTCCCACCTAAAGACTGGGAATTCCTCACCTGGAATTGGTGCTGTGTACACCCCAAACCAAGCCAAGAACCAATCAGCTGAGGCAAAAGAGGCTAAGGGGAGTGGGTATGCGAAATTAGGGCTCAGTCGAGACCCAGATCCATTGAACATCTGTGTCTTTATTTTGCTGCTTGTATTTATTGTAGTCAAATGCTTTACAGCAGAATGA